From one Salvelinus alpinus chromosome 14, SLU_Salpinus.1, whole genome shotgun sequence genomic stretch:
- the LOC139538859 gene encoding GDP-Man:Man(3)GlcNAc(2)-PP-Dol alpha-1,2-mannosyltransferase-like — MYYCAFALIYGLAGSCSDVIMVNSTWTLGHIPALWRIPSRTGMVYLPCDVRFFIDMPLEDEVKREIIRDRKCHSIVSVGVVECMAAGTPGSQVRLPQAGHRGSLRGWTDWLPGRQRGQLRHCHGDHPDPVVGGTMKIRRNSRRSVHRFSNHEFDSSFLSSMEPLMGTQQRRRKTNHSHLRLKPLPSAALTGLIGRECCIADGLSALCWLY, encoded by the exons ATGTACTACTGTGCCTTCGCTCTGATCTACGGCCTAGCTGGCTCCTGCAGCGATGTCATCATGGTCAACTCAACCTGGACACTGGGCCACATCCCGGCTCTGTGGCGCATCCCCAGCCGCACAGGCATGGTCTACCTGCCCTGTGACGTCCGTTTCTTCATTGACATGCCATTGGAGGACGAGGTGAAACGGGAGATTATCAGAGACAGGAAGTGCCATTCGATAGTGTCCGTGG GTGTCGTAGAATGTATGGCTGCAGGGACTCCTGGTTCACAAGTCCGGCTACCCCAAGCTGGACATCGTGGTTCCCTACGAGGGTGGACAGACTGGCTTCCTGGCCGACAGCGAGGACAGCTACGCCACTGCCATGGAGACCATCCGGACCCTGTCGTTGGCGGCACGATGAAGATCCGGCGGAACTCCCGGCGGTCCGTACACCGTTTCTCAAACCATGAGTTCGACTCTAGCTTCCTGTCTTCCATGGAACCTCTGATGGGAACACAGCAGCGAAGAAGGAAGACCAATCACTCCCACCTCAGACTGAAGCCCCTCCCCTCTGCAGCACTCACAGGCCTGATTGGCCGAGAATGTTGTATCGCTGATGGTCTATCGGCGCTTTGCTGGCTTTATTAA
- the LOC139538862 gene encoding plastin-2-like isoform X1, which yields MAAPPQISQDELEELREAFAKIDVDSHGHIGTEELNDLFKAANLPLPGYKVREIIQDLTKTGDLHDGKVTFDEFANVVHGLKSTEVAKTFKKAINKKEGIYAVAGTSEQSSSGTQHSYSEEEKVAFVNWVNKALEKDPDCKHVLPMDPTTNDLFTAVGDGIVLCKMINQSVPDTIDERTINKKKLTPFTIQENLNLALNSASAIGCHVVNIGAEDLKEGRQHLVLGLLWQVIKIGLFADIEISRNEALIALLRDGESLEDLMKLSPEELLLRWANYHLEEAGCSKINNFSSDIKDSKAYYNILNQVAPKGDEEGIPPIAIDISGIREKEDIKRAECMLEQADRLGCRQFVTATDVVRGNPKLNLAYIANLFNKYPALKKPENQDIDWSSIEGETREERTFRNWMNSLGVNPRVNHLYVDIDDALVIFQLYEKINVPVDWDRVNKPPYSKLGSNMKKLENCNYAVELGKKEAKFSLVGIAGQDLNEGNRKLTQALLWQLMRRYTLNILEELGDGQKVNDDTIVTWVNDTLTQAGKGTISGFKDGSIATSMPVLDLIDAIQPGSIRYDLIKVEDLTEEEKLNNAKYAISMARKIGARVYALPEDLVEVKPKMVMTVFACLMARGMKRV from the exons ATGGCTGCTCCACCACAGATTTCTCAAGATGAGTTGGAAGAACTGAGAGAAGCCTTTGCTAAGATCG ATGTGGACTCTCATGGCCACATTGGCACAGAAGAGCTCAATGACCTGTTCAAAGCTGCCAACCTGCCATTGCCGGGATACAAAGTCAGAGAGATCATCCAGGATCTCACCAAGACAGGAGACCTGCATGACGGCAAAGTCACCTTCGACGAGTTTGCTAAT GTGGTCCATGGACTGAAGAGTACAGAAGTTGCTAAGACCTTCAAGAAAGCCATCAACAAGAAGGAGGGCATCTATGCCGTAGCAGGAACTTCAGAGCAGTCCAGCTCAGGCACACAGCACTCCTACTCAG aggaggagaaggtggctTTTGTGAACTGGGTGAATAAGGCCTTGGAGAAAGACCCAGACTGCAAGCATGTCCTCCCCATGGACCCCACCACCAACGATCTGTTCACCGCTGTCGGAGATGGGATCGTTTTATG TAAGATGATCAACCAGTCTGTTCCGGACACCATCGATGAAAGAACCATCAACAAGAAGAAGCTCACACCCTTCACCATCCAG GAGAATCTGAACCTGGCTCTGAACTCTGCGTCGGCCATTGGCTGCCACGTGGTGAACATCGGAGCAGAGGACCTGAAGGAAGGCAGACAGCATCTGGTCCTGGGCCTGCTCTGGCAAGTCATCAAGATCGGTTTGTTTGCTGACATCGAGATCAGCAGgaatgaag ctctgATAGCCCTGCTGAGGGATGGGGAGAGCCTGGAGGACCTGATGAAGCTGTCCCCAGAGGAGCTGCTGCTGCGCTGGGCCAACTATCACCTGGAGGAGGCCGGCTGCTCCAAGATCAACAACTTCAGCTCTGACATAAAG GATTCCAAGGCCTACTACAACATCCTGAACCAAGTGGCCCCTAAGGGAGATGAGGAGGGAATCCCTCCTATTGCCATCGACATTTCAGGGATAAGG GAGAAAGAGGACATAAAGAGAGCAGAGTGCATGTTGGAGCAGGCTGACCGTCTGGGCTGCCGACAGTTCGTCACGGCAACCGACGTGGTCCGCGGCAACCCTAAGCTGAACTTAGCATACATTGCCAACCTGTTCAacaagtaccctgccctgaagAAGCCTGAGAACCAGGACATTGACTGGAGCTCCATCGAGG GTGAAACCAGAGAGGAGCGCACCTTCAGGAACTGGATGAACTCACTGGGGGTCAACCCTCGTGTCAACCACCTCTATGT GGACATAGATGATGCTTTGGTCATCTTCCAGCTCTATGAGAAGATCAATGTGCCAGTGGATTGGGACAGAGTAAACAAACCCCCTTACTCCAAACTGGGCAGCAACATGAAGAAG TTGGAGAACTGTAACTATGCAGTGGAGCTGGGGAAGAAGGAGGCCAAGTTCTCCCTGGTTGGCATCGCTGGACAGGACCTGAATGAAGGCAACAGAAAACTCACCCAGGCCCTGCTGTGGCAGCTGATGAGGAG gTACACACTGAACATTCTGGAGGAGCTTGGTGACGGGCAGAAGGTAAATGACGATACCATCGTCACCTGGGTCAACGATACACTCACACAGGCTGGCAAAGGCACCATCTCTGGATTCAAG GATGGGTCCATTGCCACCAGTATGCCAGTCCTGGACCTGATTGATGCCATCCAGCCAGGCTCTATCCGCTATGACCTAATCAAGGTGGAGGACCTGACTGAAGAGGAGAAGCTCAATAATGCCAA GTATGCCATCTCCATGGCCAGGAAGATCGGCGCGCGGGTGTACGCCCTGCCTGAGGACCTGGTGGAGGTCAAACCTAAGATGGTGATGACGGTGTTCGCCTGCCTGATGGCCCGGGGCATGAAGAGGGTGTAG
- the LOC139538862 gene encoding plastin-2-like isoform X2: MAAPPQISQDELEELREAFAKIDVDSHGHIGTEELNDLFKAANLPLPGYKVREIIQDLTKTGDLHDGKVTFDEFANVVHGLKSTEVAKTFKKAINKKEGIYAVAGTSEQSSSGTQHSYSEEEKVAFVNWVNKALEKDPDCKHVLPMDPTTNDLFTAVGDGIVLCKMINQSVPDTIDERTINKKKLTPFTIQENLNLALNSASAIGCHVVNIGAEDLKEGRQHLVLGLLWQVIKIGLFADIEISRNEALIALLRDGESLEDLMKLSPEELLLRWANYHLEEAGCSKINNFSSDIKDSKAYYNILNQVAPKGDEEGIPPIAIDISGIREKEDIKRAECMLEQADRLGCRQFVTATDVVRGNPKLNLAYIANLFNKYPALKKPENQDIDWSSIEGETREERTFRNWMNSLGVNPRVNHLYVDIDDALVIFQLYEKINVPVDWDRVNKPPYSKLGSNMKKFPACIKNGPQPNGHLANLTKLWGNIGANMGQHPCGTLLEQLVESMPRHIESVLRFIC; this comes from the exons ATGGCTGCTCCACCACAGATTTCTCAAGATGAGTTGGAAGAACTGAGAGAAGCCTTTGCTAAGATCG ATGTGGACTCTCATGGCCACATTGGCACAGAAGAGCTCAATGACCTGTTCAAAGCTGCCAACCTGCCATTGCCGGGATACAAAGTCAGAGAGATCATCCAGGATCTCACCAAGACAGGAGACCTGCATGACGGCAAAGTCACCTTCGACGAGTTTGCTAAT GTGGTCCATGGACTGAAGAGTACAGAAGTTGCTAAGACCTTCAAGAAAGCCATCAACAAGAAGGAGGGCATCTATGCCGTAGCAGGAACTTCAGAGCAGTCCAGCTCAGGCACACAGCACTCCTACTCAG aggaggagaaggtggctTTTGTGAACTGGGTGAATAAGGCCTTGGAGAAAGACCCAGACTGCAAGCATGTCCTCCCCATGGACCCCACCACCAACGATCTGTTCACCGCTGTCGGAGATGGGATCGTTTTATG TAAGATGATCAACCAGTCTGTTCCGGACACCATCGATGAAAGAACCATCAACAAGAAGAAGCTCACACCCTTCACCATCCAG GAGAATCTGAACCTGGCTCTGAACTCTGCGTCGGCCATTGGCTGCCACGTGGTGAACATCGGAGCAGAGGACCTGAAGGAAGGCAGACAGCATCTGGTCCTGGGCCTGCTCTGGCAAGTCATCAAGATCGGTTTGTTTGCTGACATCGAGATCAGCAGgaatgaag ctctgATAGCCCTGCTGAGGGATGGGGAGAGCCTGGAGGACCTGATGAAGCTGTCCCCAGAGGAGCTGCTGCTGCGCTGGGCCAACTATCACCTGGAGGAGGCCGGCTGCTCCAAGATCAACAACTTCAGCTCTGACATAAAG GATTCCAAGGCCTACTACAACATCCTGAACCAAGTGGCCCCTAAGGGAGATGAGGAGGGAATCCCTCCTATTGCCATCGACATTTCAGGGATAAGG GAGAAAGAGGACATAAAGAGAGCAGAGTGCATGTTGGAGCAGGCTGACCGTCTGGGCTGCCGACAGTTCGTCACGGCAACCGACGTGGTCCGCGGCAACCCTAAGCTGAACTTAGCATACATTGCCAACCTGTTCAacaagtaccctgccctgaagAAGCCTGAGAACCAGGACATTGACTGGAGCTCCATCGAGG GTGAAACCAGAGAGGAGCGCACCTTCAGGAACTGGATGAACTCACTGGGGGTCAACCCTCGTGTCAACCACCTCTATGT GGACATAGATGATGCTTTGGTCATCTTCCAGCTCTATGAGAAGATCAATGTGCCAGTGGATTGGGACAGAGTAAACAAACCCCCTTACTCCAAACTGGGCAGCAACATGAAGAAG tttcctgcgtgtatcaagaatggtccacaacccaacggacatctagccaacttgacaaaactgtggggaaacattggagccaacatgggccagcatccctgtggaacgcttttggaacagcttgtagagtccatgcctagacacattgagtctgttctgaggttTATTTGCTAA